The Streptomyces venezuelae genomic interval ATTCGTCCTGGCCGTCGGCATCGCCGTCGACGCCAACGTCCTGGTCTTCGAACGGGCCAGGGAGGAGTACGCGGCCCTGGGCCGCCCCGCCGCCGCGCGCGATCCGCGCCGCCCGGTGGCGACGGCCTTCGGCAAGGTGTGGAGCGCCGTCGCGGACTCCAACGTCACCACCCTGCTCGCGGCCGGCCTGCTCTTCGTCTTCGCTTCGGGTCCGGTCAAGGGCTTCGGCGTGACCCTCGCGATCGGCGTCGTCGCCTCCATGCTCACGGCCATGGTCATCACCAGGCTCTTCGCGGAGTGGACCCTGCGGCTGCCCGCAGTGCGCCGGCGGCCCGCGATCACCGGCATCGCCGGTATCGGCCGGCTGCGGAAGCGGCTCAACCGGCGAGTGCCCCGGCTGATGGCCCGGCGCCGCAGCTGGCTGACCGGCTGCGCCGCGCTCCTGATGGTGGCTCTGGCCGGGATCGGCGTCCGGGGCCTGGAGCTCGGTGTCGAGTTCACCGGCGGCCGGGTCGTCCAGTACACGGCCGAACGCCCCGTGGACGCCGACACGGCACGCGAGGCCGTCGTCGGCGCGGGCTTCTCCGACGCCGTCGTCCAGACGACCGGCGACGGATCCGTCTCGGTACGCACCCGGGAGACCGGGGACGACGAGCAGCAGGAGATCCGCGAGGCGCTCGGCCGTGTCGCCGGACCGGTCGCCGTGGAGCGCGACGACCTGATCGGCCCGAGCCTCGGCGGCGAGCTGCGCACCCACGCCCTCATCGCCCTCGGTCTCGCGGTGGCGGCCCAGCTCCTCTACCTGACCGCCCGGTTCCGCTGGACGTACGCGGCGGCCACGGTCGCGGCCATGGCCCAGGACGTCCTGCTGGTCGTCGGCCTGTTCGCCTGGCTGGGCAGGCCCGTGGACAGCGTGTTCCTCGCCGCGCTGCTGACCGTCGTCGGCTACTCGGTCAACGACTCCGTGGTCGTCCTCGACCGGCTGCGCGAACTGCGGCGCCGGGGCGGCGGCGTCCCGCTCCCCGACCTCGCCGACAGGGCCGTCGCCCAGACCCTCCCGCGCACGGTCAACACCGGCATGGGCGCGCTCTTCGTCCTGGTGGCCCTGGCCGTCCTGGGCGGTGACTCGCTCACGGACTTCTCCGTGGCCGTGCTCGCCGGAGTGGTGTTCGGCATGGCGTCCACCGTCTTCACCGCGATGCCGCTGGCCGTCTCTCTGGAGTCCCGCCACCCGGCCCCCGCGCCGCGAGGCGAGACCGCTCCGCGGCAGCGGACCGGAACGGGCCGGGACCGCGACCGCACGGGCGCGGTGGTCTGACGCCGCGAACCCCGGGGAACTCGGGGAGCTCGGGGAGCTCGGGGAGCCGAGCCGCCGACCCCCCGGAACTCAGCCGCGCCGCGGGCCTCGGCCGAGCTCGGACTCGATCAGGTCGGCGGCGCGGTGCGTGCCGCCCTCGTGTGCCATGTCCTCCTGGATCCTGGCCGCCCGGCGGGCCACCTCGGGGTCGCCGACGAGGGCGAGTACGGCCTCGCGCAGTCGTTCGGGGGTGACGTCCTCCATCGGCAGGTGCCGGGCGACTCCCAGGGCCTGGAGCACCTCGGCGTTCCCGAACTGGTCGACGGCCTGCGGGACGGCGACCATCGGCGTGGCGGTGGCCAGACCTTCCTGGCTGCCGCCCGCGCCCGCG includes:
- the secD gene encoding protein translocase subunit SecD, whose product is MSSLSSRAVLWRALLALAVVALSVWITLTTPPRLGLDLRGGTRIVLETRDTPSVRADAAATDRALEVLRKRVDGLGVAEPSLVRSGERRIVVELPGLRDPRQAAEVIGRTAQLTLHAVTGAAQGPAGPSAADGKRVLADPDAPGRFLALAAPALTGEGVEEAEAVLDTATGRGWTVDLSFRDRAAGAWARLTGDAACAAPGDPARRVAIVLDDRIVSAPAMQSGVPCGSGIGGGSAQITGGFSGEEARDLAALVQGGALPVPVTTVEQSTVGPTLGADAIRASALAAVIGLACTGVFVIVVYRLLGLLATLALLLYGLISYAAVVALGATLTLPGLAGFVLAVGIAVDANVLVFERAREEYAALGRPAAARDPRRPVATAFGKVWSAVADSNVTTLLAAGLLFVFASGPVKGFGVTLAIGVVASMLTAMVITRLFAEWTLRLPAVRRRPAITGIAGIGRLRKRLNRRVPRLMARRRSWLTGCAALLMVALAGIGVRGLELGVEFTGGRVVQYTAERPVDADTAREAVVGAGFSDAVVQTTGDGSVSVRTRETGDDEQQEIREALGRVAGPVAVERDDLIGPSLGGELRTHALIALGLAVAAQLLYLTARFRWTYAAATVAAMAQDVLLVVGLFAWLGRPVDSVFLAALLTVVGYSVNDSVVVLDRLRELRRRGGGVPLPDLADRAVAQTLPRTVNTGMGALFVLVALAVLGGDSLTDFSVAVLAGVVFGMASTVFTAMPLAVSLESRHPAPAPRGETAPRQRTGTGRDRDRTGAVV